AGGCGCAGTTGGAAACGGAATTGTAGAACCAGGCATTATATCCTCAACAATAGGCACCTCTGGTGTTGTTTTTGCATATACAGATCAAGTGAAAACTGACCCCTCAGGTAGAGTTCATACATTTTGCCATGCAGTTCCTGGCAAATGGCATGTTATGGGAGTAATGCTTGCTGCAGGAGGATCTTTTAAATGGCTTAAGGAGATGCTTGGATCTGGTTCATATCAGCTAATGACTGAACAAGCATCAAAAGCTCCAACTGGAAGTGAAGGATTAATTTTTCTCCCTTATCTTATGGGAGAGAGAACACCACATGCTGACCCGGACGCAAAGGCAGTATTCTTTGGAATTTCTCCACGGCATACAAGAGCTCATATTATCCGCTCAGTAATGGAAGGAGTAAGTTTCGCGCTGAGAGATTCATTAGAAATTATTAAGGGATTAAACATTCCCGTATCCGAAATCAGGGCTTCCGGAGGTGGCGCAAAAAGTAAACTCTGGAAACAGATCCAGGCAGATGTTAATAAAGAACCAATTTATACAATAAATGTTGATGAAGGCCCAGCGTTTGGAGCTGCATTACTTGCTATGGTTGGCGCAGAAATTTATTCTTCTGTACCTGAAGCCTGCAGGCATACTATAAAAACAATAGATAAAATTGAACCTGTTACAAAGAATGCAAAAATTTATGATGAATACTATAAACTGTACAAAAGATTATATTCCTCTTTGAAAGATAATTTTAAACAATGCTCAGAATTAATCAGACAAGGCACAAAAAATTAATAACCATGGATCCTAAGTCAATAGATGACATTCTAAGTAAAAAACTCCTATTAGAACTCCGAAGGTTGTTTTACAAAGCAACTGGCATGACGATATCCTTTATAATCGGCAGACGAGGGGGAGATATGGATTTTTTTCCTAAGTCGGAAAGAAGCAATTTTTGTAAGATTATTCACTCAACTCCTCAAGGTAAAGCGAGATGTTTTCTTTCAGATTCAGAAGCTATCCAGATTGCTTTTAAAAACAAAAAACCTCATATTTACGAATGTCACGGTGGACTGGTTAATGTTGCTGTTCCAATAATAATGCAGAATAAATTATTAGGTTCTATATTATCTGGACAGATAGTTGCCAAAAAACCAACAAACATGAGTTTTTTATCCGTAAAGGAAAAAACAAAAGAACTAAGAATTAATTATGATAAGCTAAAAGAGGCATATAAAAAAGTTAAAATTGTTCCTCGTGAGAAGGTAGATATAGTTGTAAAATTACTGTTCCTCATTGCCAACTTCATTGTTGAAAAGGAATCTGTAATAGTGCTCCAAAAGGAACTCATCCATCAGCAGAAGAAGATAGTAGAAGCAAACAAAGAAAGAGAGCAGTGGAAAAAAGAATTGCGAAAAGCCATGCCTTTTATTGAAATGGAAACTGTCTCTACCAGGGAACATTCACGACATGAAAAGATTATCATGGAAGCTAAAAGATTTATTGAAACCAATTTTACAAAAACTCTGAACCTTAAAGATGTTGCTGAAGCAGTTTATCTGAGTCCTAACTACTTCAGCAATCTATTCAAACACTATACAAACTATACCTTCCACGAATATCTGATGAAGATCCGTATTGAAAATGCGAAAGAGCTTCTTAGTAGATTAAACCTTAATGTGTCACAGGTATCAAATCTTGTGGGATATGATGATCCGAACCACTTCAGCAAAGTGTTTACAAAAATAACAGGATATTCTCCCCAAAAATACCGCCAGAACTTCTTGGGATAAAAATCGTAAGAATCTCCAGAAAAAAGTAATTTAATCTAGAGACAAACTTATGATTATATTTTAATATCTTATATGAGAGGAACTTGAAATTACCAATAATGCGAAATTCTATACAGAATAAATTAATAGAACTTGTTGAAAAAAAGAGAGATGACATAATTCGTTTTGTCCAAAATTTAGTTAGAATTCCCAGCGTAAACAGTCCCCCTGATGGTGAGGAGAAAGAATGTCAGGAATTTATTGCCAGTAAATTGAAAAAATTAGATATGGATGTAGATATGTTTACTCCTGATGAGGTTCCCGGCATAAAAGACAGTCCTTTCTATGTTCCAAATCGTAAGTATGTCAACAGACCGAATGTCATTGGAAGGATAAAAGGTCTCGGAGGCGGGAAGAGTCTGCTTTTAACCAGTCATGTAGATGTTGTTCCGCCAGGAAAAATAAAGTGGGAACACGACCCATGGGGCGGGGATATAAGCGAATCTAAAATATACGGCAGAGGCGCAGCTGATGCCAAAGGCGGACTTGCTGCACAAATCACAGCTGTTGAATGCATAAAAGAACTCGGGATTAATCTTAAAGGAGACTTGCTTTTTGCCAGTGTGGTTGATGAAGAATTTGGAGGCATGAATGGCTCATTAGCTGTGTCTCTGAATCTTGGGCGAATAGACGGTGTAATACTCTCGGAGCCGACATCTCTTTGTGTCATGCCCGGCTGTGCAGGGGGCTTGCAATATGAAATAGTAGTCAAAGGACAGTTTGCTTTTGAAGGTCAAAAATACATGGGTGTAAGCGCAATTGATAAAATGTATAAGGTTATTAAAGGGCTGCAAAAACTTGAAAATGAACGCAATCGAAAAGTAAAAGCAAGCCCCCTGTTTTCGGAATATCCTATTAGAACTCCAATCACTGTAATATCCATAAAAGGCGGTGATTTCGAAGTGGGTGGAGTGCCTGATTCTTGCAAGATTATGGTTTGGCATGGAGCGATTCCTGGAGAGGATAAGATAGCGGTCATGGATCAGCTTCAGAATATTCTAAGAAAGGTTTGCGAAAAAGATATTTGGCTTAAAGAGAATCGTCCTGATTTCAAGGTAATCGGCACCTGGTTAGATCCGTGTGAAATACCTTATGACCACTTGTTAGTAAAGACCATAAGTTCTAATGTCAAGAGAGTAACAAAGAAAGACACAGTTATTAAAGGGATGGAAGGAAGTTGTGATTTATCTCGTTTTGTAATCAGCGGTGGTATTGCTGCGGTTGTATTGGGACCTGGTAATATTAAACAGGCTCATGCTGTTGATGAGTCCATAGAAATTGAAGAGATAATGAAGGCAACTAAGATAATTGCTCTTTCAGCAATAGAATGGTGTAATTCACAATGAAAGCTATAATCAAGTCCAAAGCAGGCCCTGGAGCAGAGTTAAATGAAGAAAAAAGAGATTGATACGCCGGCTTTATTATTAAATTTAGACTTATTTGAAGCAAATATTTTTCAAATGGCTCGCTACTTTGAAGGCATAAGAGCAAATCTACGTCCTCATGTAAAAACACATAAAACTCCTATGATTGCAAAAAAACAGATTGAAGCAGGGGCAAAGGGAATTACCTGTGCCAAGCTCGGAGAAGCAGAAGTTATGGCAAATCACCAGATCGAGAACATTCTTATTGCTAATCAAATTGTTGGAAAGCAAAAGATTAAAAGGTTGATTAAACTTACCAAACGTGCGGATTTGATTGTAGCGGTAACCGATCATGAAAATGTCCGGAACCTCTCCCTAGCCGCTGAGAAAGAAGACATTAAACTCGATGTGATAATTGAAGTAGAGGTGGGAATGAACCGATGCGGAACTGCGCCGGGACTGGAAACTCTTGAATTAGCAAGGGGAATTGTGAAGATAAAAAATTTGAATTTCAGAGGGATAATGGGGTATGAAGGTCATGTCATGGTTCCTATGGATATTGAAGAAAGAAGACAAAAAACTTTGCAGGCGGATAAACTATTGGTTGATACTGCCAAACTGATAGAGAATACGGGAATAAAAGTTGAGATAGTCAGCGCAGGTGGAACAGGCACTTTTGATATAACTGGAAACTATCCGGGAATTACCGAAGTTCAGGCAGGTTCTTACTGCTTGATGGATTCTTCTTATCGAGAATATAAAAACCTTATGTCAAAATTTCAGTGTGCAGTTACAGTATATGCTTCAGTTATTGGAAGACCTACTGCGGAAAGAGTAGTGGTGGATACAGGACTTAAGAGTATAAGTATTGATCAGGGTATTCCTTATCCTAAAGAAAAGAATTTTTTCAAGGTTGTAGAACTTCATGAGGAACATATGTGTCTGGAATTGAAACGTCCTGATTTAAAAATAGATATAGGAGATAAAATAGAGTTTATTCCTTCTCATATTTGCACTACGGTTAATCTCCATGATAAATTTTATTGTATAAGGGGAAATGAGTTAAAGGAAGTGTGGGATATTGAAGCAAGAGGAAAGTCTCAATAATTTTTAAAGAAAGGGGGGTCTTAAAAATGAGGCTCAAAGAGAAAGTAGCTTTAGTAACAGGTGGCTCAAGAGGTATTGGTAGAGCTGTAGCTTTGGAACTGGCAAAAGAAGGGGCTGATATAGGGGTAAATTATGCAAAAAATAAGGCTGCTGCAGATGAAATTGTCAGCAAGATTCATTTACTCGGAAGAAATGCTATTCCTATTCAGGCAGATGTAGGTAAAATAACAGATATTGAGAGGATGGTAGAGCAAATTTGGGAGGAATTCGGAAGAATTGATATCCTGGTGAACAATGCCGGTATAGCCTATATTGAACCCTTCTTCAAAGTTAGTGAAGAAACATGGGACAGAACTCTGGATGTGAACCTAAAAGGCACCTTCTTCACCAGTCAAATAGTGGCTAATAAGATGATTAAAAAACAAATTGAAGGCAGGATTATTAATGTATCTGCCACTAATGGTCAGGTGGCAGAAGTGGATACTGTCCACTACAATGCTTCCAAAGGGGGAATGGATATGGTAACTTGCTCCTTAGCTATTGAACTGGCTCCTTTTGGGATAAGGGTCAATGGAATAGCTCCTGGCATCATTAAAACAGAGATAGATGTGGATTTCTTTGCCGACTCCAAATTCAAGGAACATTATCAACAGCATATTCCTATGCGAAGATTTGGAGAAGTCGAAGAAGTGGGGAAGACAGCTGTATTCTTAGCCTCGGATGATTCTTCATATATCACGGGACACACAATAGTAATAGATGGCGGTCTACTCTGTGAACAGGTTCCTAAATTACAAAACTGAGAGGAATTTAACATATGAATATTTTACTCATTATGCCTGAGGCTCTTAGACCTATGAATCTGCACTGCTGCGGTTATGCAAAGCAAACAAGTCCTTTTATCGATAAATTAGCGCGTGAAGGAGTCTTGTTTAGGAACGCAATAGCTCAGACTGCTCACACCTATCCTGGCGTAGCTTCTATTTACACAGGCCTTTATCCTCATACTCACGAACTTGAAGCAGAAGAAAGCTATAACAGGATAAAAGAGATATCATGGAGTTATCTTAAATCTAGACGGGAATTTAAAAATTGGGAGACTCCATTAGATATCCTTAAAAGAAAGGATTATCGGATAATTGGGAAATATGGGGGAAGTATATCTCAGCCTCTTGGGTGTACTACTGATATACATGATGAAGGAGGCATATTAAAAGCTATAGAAAAGTATAAGGACAATGAATTTCTCATAATGGATATGTCTTATCGTACCCATATTGCATATCAGGCAGAACCGCCATATGATACGATGTTTCTTCCGGAAGGATATAAGGTTACAGATAATTTCAAAAAATACGAGCAGATGGTTAAAGAAACCGGGCATGGATACATATTAAATCCAAAACTTGTTAGCAAGAAATATCAGAAAGCAAAGACAGCTACAGCGTGGAAAGTTTTTACTCTTTCCAAAGAGGACAGGCCTTCAATTATAGCGCGATATGACGGAGCTTTGAGAATGCTGGATATGGAAATAGAAACCTATATTAAAAAGCTTGAAGAGCTCGGTATTTTAGACGACACCCTGATTATAATAACCTCAGATCACGGAGAAGAAATACTGGAGCATGGATCCTTAGGGCATGCATCCTGCTCCATGGCAGGAACTCTGTATGAAGAAAATGTAAGAATTCCTCTGATTATGAGATATCCTAAAGCATTACCACAAGGGAAAATAATAGACACACAGATTGGTCAGGTAGATATAATGCCCACAATATTTGATATGCTCGGCCTCTCTATGCCTGAGGGGACAGAGGGGCATTCTCTTATGCCGCTTATCAAAGGAGAAAAAGTAGATTTTAATGAAGAAACTTATCTGGAAACGCTCAAATGTGGCTGGCAGACTTTGCCTGATGATGGAAGAATGTTGTGGGCAGTAAGAACGCCTGAATGGAAACTGATTTTTAACTATGATTATAAGAACGAAGAAGACAAGGGTTCTTACGAATTATATAATCTAAAAAATGACCCGGGAGAAAAACACAATCTTATTGATAAAGAACCAGAAATAGCAAAAACATTTGAAAATAAATTAAATAAGAAGATAAAAGACAGACTGGCATCACTTAACAGACGATAACAAGGGAGGTATGATATGGCTTATGAAGGGGTAATGGATGATATCCAAACATGTGTAAATCTGGGCGTTCCAAAGAGAGTTCCTGTATTTGCCAATAGTGAAGAATTTGATGTTAAATGGTATGGGAAATATATCTATGAAGATGTATGTCAGGATGCAGGCAAGTTAGCAGAGGTATGGATTGCGGCTGTAGAAGAGTTTGATTATGACTGGGCATGGCTGCAAATTGATGATTGTATTGAATTCGAAGTATTAGGAATTGGATGTCACGGAGAAGGAAATATTCTTCGCGCAACAAAAGATTATCTGCCTGCAACACAGGATACATTAAAAAACCTCAAAATACCTGATCCAGACAAAGATGGCAGAATGCCGATGAAACTTGAAGCAATAAGGAAAATAAGAAAGCATTTTGGAGAAAGAGTATGTTTATGTGCCAGTAATGCAGCGCCTTTTTCTTCCGTGGCGCTTCTATACGGGCTTACTGAAACAATGATGCTCATTCACACAGATTCCAAGCTGCTTAAAGATACCTGCGATTTTTTTGTTGAACTTCAAAAAATGTGGGGAGTAGCTCAAATTAAAGCAGGTGCACATGCTATCTGGCTAGGCGACTGTAATTCAATGAGTAATCTCATATCTGCGCAGCAGTATAAGGAATTTGCATTTGAACCATGCAAAAAAGTTACAACAGCATATAGAGAAGCAGGAGGTCTAACATTTCTACATAATAGTGAGGAATCTGTTCCTCATATAGAATTAGAAACTCAGCTTGGAGTAAGCGCAATAAGCGTAGGACCTGGCATAGACATTGAAAAAGCAAAGGAAACAGTAAAAGGGAAAACATGTCTTCTGGGTAATCTGGACCCAATAAATATTTTGATGAATGGAACTCCTCAGCAGATAGCTAAAGAAACAGAGAGAATCATGACTATTGGTAAAAAGGATGGTGGATATATATTCAATACCGGTGAGATGAATCCAAGTGATGTTCCTGTCGAGAATATGAAAACAATGATCCAAACAGCAAAAAAATTTGGAAAGGATTAATGGCAGACTCAAATAAGAGCAAGGGGAATCTTGCAGTCTTAACAGTAATAGACAGCAGCAAGAAGGAATTCCCGTATGTTAAGCAAGGATTCTTTCTTGCTTTTCGGCATTTAGGAATTCCTTACAGAACAATAGATTTATCAAAAGAAAATTTAACCCCGGGAAAAATCGCTGACTGCCGAGCTGTTGTTATTGCTCAGGAAGGGATAGGAGAAAAGTTTTCTTCGGCTGATGGAGACAGTATCAAAAAGTCCGTAGAAGAGTCTGGTGTGGGGTTAATTAATTTTGATCATCGCCTGAATTCCTATCCTTCTGTCCTGCGTAACATACTTATCGGTACAAATAAAAATATTAAATTTAACGCATCAAAAGGGTTGAAAATAAAAGATACTCATCATTTTATCACTGAAACCTACCAAGAAAATCAAAAGACAGAATTTTTGCAGGATATTGAAGTGGCAATTCTATCATCGTCTTTTGAGAAAGATAATCTTATTAGCTCATTAGAAAATTATCCTGTTCTAAATTTATCGCGTCTTGGCAAAGGAAGAGTTATCCAATTTTTTATCTCTCCCAGGATGTGGCACTGTGAATATTTTGGGCACCTGCATGGGTTAGATGGGCTTTTTTATAAGTCAATTATCTGGGCAGCAAAAAAACCGTTTTTGATGATGGCGATGCCTCCGTTTGTTACAGCAAGGATAGATGACTGTTCCGGTTCAGAAAGTCATTACATAACAAATGGAAAAAGCGCAGCATTAAATTTCAGATACATCGATACATTGAACAAGTATGGTTACATCCCTAATATCGGTCCATTCCTTGATGACATTACAGATAGTGATGGGAAAATCATAAAGAAAAAATATGATAAGAAACTTGCTGAATTTTCTCCACATGCATTTGGAGAGAGTAAGGATAGAAAAATTAAGAGTATGATATATATGAAGCATAACGGAGAAGAATATACCAAGAAAGAACTTACAAGAAATTTCGAGAAAGTAGACAGGAAGTTTTCTTCATGGGGAATAAAGCCATCAAGAGTGCTTAACGCGCATTACTGTGAAACAGGAATTAACTCTATTCCCTTCCTGAAGAAAAGGGAACAAAACCTTCTAATGGGAATTTCTGTATTGTTTGGGAAAAGATACAGTGATCCTTCGCCAGAAAATTGGAAACCATACGGGATAAAGAGAAGAGACGGGAAATATGCTTTTATTGCTGATTATATGCCTGATTACCCGGAATTTTTCAATTTATCAAATGCATTCCCTTATGAGGAGCGCATTGATTTTCTTCATGGGAACACAAAATTCGAAGGAGAAAACAAAAAAAATGCTATAGAGGATGCAATAAAAAAAGGAGTTGAAATAATAACTCTGGGACTGGATAGTTTATTTTTTGGATGTCTCCTGACACATGAGCAGAGAATCTCTGCTATGAATGCTGAGGAATGGGAACAAGTTCTGAAGGGTATAGACAAATTAACTTCAAAATATAAAAAGATATTTAAAGGATATGATTATATTGCTGAATACGCAAAGAGTAGATATGACACAAAAATAACAGAGGCAAATTATAATTCCACAACAGAGCAGATGATATTAAAACTAAAAGGTAAATCCAGTTTGCCGTTAAAAGTTTATGTTTATAATGATGAAAGCTGTCAACATAAATTTAAAGAGATACCAGTATTCGAGGGGGAGACGCAGATTAATTTTTAATTATAAATTATTAATAGGAGAAATAGGAAATGGGAAATGGGAAATCAGGACATGAGGCTACTGGAAGCAAACCAACAAGTTCCAAGCCGGATGACGGCGTTACACTAAGAGTTCCTTACTCTTATTTTGGTGCAATGTATGATGATGATGAAGAAAAAGCCGTCCTCAGGGCAATGAAACAGGACAGGCAGACAAAAGGACCTCATCTGGAACAATTCCAGAAAGAGTTTGCAGCTATGTGCGGAGTAAAACATGCTCTTGCAACCTCTAACTGTACTACTGCGATGCATGCAGCAACTCAGGCTTTTGGTATTAAAGAAGGAGATGAAGTAATTATTACACCAAACACATTTATTGCTACTTCTCTTGTGCTTTTAAAAGAAGGTGCAAGACCTGTATATTCAGATATTGACCCAAAAACATATAACATCGACCCAAAACAGATAGAAGATAAGATAACTCCTAAAACAAAAGCGATTTATGTCGTTCATTATGGCGGGCAGATGTGTGATATGGACCCCATTATGGAGATAGCAAAAAAACATAATATCTATGTTTTGGAAGACTGCGCTCATACACCCGGAGCAGAATACAAAGGAAGAAAAGCAGGAAGTATCGGAGATATTGGATGTTTCAGTTTTCATTCTTTAAAAAACATGACTACATTAGGTGAGGGAGGCATGGTTACAACTAATAATGATGAAATAGCTGCAAGAGTAGCAAGGCTTCGCGCAATGAATACAGCAACGTGGGACTTCCCTGAAGGACAAAGCACATTCAGTTTTGCAGGGTACACATTGACAAAGACAGGTATATCCGATTACTGGATTCCCTCACATCATGATGTTGTAGATGACGATGGAAAGTGGGGAAATAACTACAGAATGAATGAAACCCAGGCTGCAGTCGGGATATGTCAGCTCAAAAAGTTAAAAAAGATGAATGAAAAACGGAGAGAATTCGGGCGTTATATTAATGAGTCCATCAAAGATATTAAAGGCATAACTCCGGTATATGAAGACCCAAACTGTTACCATGTTTATCACCTTTATACCGTTTGTGTCGAAGAAGAAATGGGCATAGAAAGAGACGCTTTTATGCGCGTTCTTTACAGAGAGTATGGGGTCCAACCAATATTGCACTATCAGCCAACATATCACTATACCGGGTTAAAAAAGTTAGGTTATCCTGACAAGCTCTGTCCAGTTGCAGAAAAATTCTTTTACAAAAGAGAACTAAATCTTCCCATACATCCGAGATTAACGAAGGAAGACTGCAACATAATGATTGAAGGAATTAAGAAAGCTGCAAAAAAGGTGAGAAGATGCGAGCGCTAGCGAAGCAATTTTGAGACAGAATCAAATTCTCTTTTTATCCCACTAAATCCCTTAGCCAGTAAAATAACAGCTGCGCCCCAGCAGAGAAATCTAGCCCCTTTCTCCAGAAACTTCTCAGCAGATTCAGCATTACCAATAGTAATTCCCCAGTGTTTGCCATGCCTTTTTGC
This genomic stretch from bacterium harbors:
- a CDS encoding ArgE/DapE family deacylase, whose amino-acid sequence is MRNSIQNKLIELVEKKRDDIIRFVQNLVRIPSVNSPPDGEEKECQEFIASKLKKLDMDVDMFTPDEVPGIKDSPFYVPNRKYVNRPNVIGRIKGLGGGKSLLLTSHVDVVPPGKIKWEHDPWGGDISESKIYGRGAADAKGGLAAQITAVECIKELGINLKGDLLFASVVDEEFGGMNGSLAVSLNLGRIDGVILSEPTSLCVMPGCAGGLQYEIVVKGQFAFEGQKYMGVSAIDKMYKVIKGLQKLENERNRKVKASPLFSEYPIRTPITVISIKGGDFEVGGVPDSCKIMVWHGAIPGEDKIAVMDQLQNILRKVCEKDIWLKENRPDFKVIGTWLDPCEIPYDHLLVKTISSNVKRVTKKDTVIKGMEGSCDLSRFVISGGIAAVVLGPGNIKQAHAVDESIEIEEIMKATKIIALSAIEWCNSQ
- a CDS encoding uroporphyrinogen decarboxylase family protein, whose product is MAYEGVMDDIQTCVNLGVPKRVPVFANSEEFDVKWYGKYIYEDVCQDAGKLAEVWIAAVEEFDYDWAWLQIDDCIEFEVLGIGCHGEGNILRATKDYLPATQDTLKNLKIPDPDKDGRMPMKLEAIRKIRKHFGERVCLCASNAAPFSSVALLYGLTETMMLIHTDSKLLKDTCDFFVELQKMWGVAQIKAGAHAIWLGDCNSMSNLISAQQYKEFAFEPCKKVTTAYREAGGLTFLHNSEESVPHIELETQLGVSAISVGPGIDIEKAKETVKGKTCLLGNLDPINILMNGTPQQIAKETERIMTIGKKDGGYIFNTGEMNPSDVPVENMKTMIQTAKKFGKD
- a CDS encoding PocR ligand-binding domain-containing protein: MLRINQTRHKKLITMDPKSIDDILSKKLLLELRRLFYKATGMTISFIIGRRGGDMDFFPKSERSNFCKIIHSTPQGKARCFLSDSEAIQIAFKNKKPHIYECHGGLVNVAVPIIMQNKLLGSILSGQIVAKKPTNMSFLSVKEKTKELRINYDKLKEAYKKVKIVPREKVDIVVKLLFLIANFIVEKESVIVLQKELIHQQKKIVEANKEREQWKKELRKAMPFIEMETVSTREHSRHEKIIMEAKRFIETNFTKTLNLKDVAEAVYLSPNYFSNLFKHYTNYTFHEYLMKIRIENAKELLSRLNLNVSQVSNLVGYDDPNHFSKVFTKITGYSPQKYRQNFLG
- a CDS encoding 3-oxoacyl-ACP reductase family protein, encoding MRLKEKVALVTGGSRGIGRAVALELAKEGADIGVNYAKNKAAADEIVSKIHLLGRNAIPIQADVGKITDIERMVEQIWEEFGRIDILVNNAGIAYIEPFFKVSEETWDRTLDVNLKGTFFTSQIVANKMIKKQIEGRIINVSATNGQVAEVDTVHYNASKGGMDMVTCSLAIELAPFGIRVNGIAPGIIKTEIDVDFFADSKFKEHYQQHIPMRRFGEVEEVGKTAVFLASDDSSYITGHTIVIDGGLLCEQVPKLQN
- the xylB gene encoding xylulokinase, which gives rise to MEYVIGIDIGTTGVKTLLCNSKGKIISSALVEYPLSHPKPGWAEQDPSDWWMATIESIRSVLNKTNINKKDIKAVGLTGQMHGAVFLDSNNDVLRPAILWCDQRTSSECDDINRIIGKENLIALTSNPALTGFTAPKILWVRKNELHIYEKTKKILLPKDYIRFRLTGEFASDVSDASGTLLFDVKNRKWSDEVLEKLNIDRNLLPEVYESTEITGTLTKDASELIGLSTETVVIAGAGDQAAGAVGNGIVEPGIISSTIGTSGVVFAYTDQVKTDPSGRVHTFCHAVPGKWHVMGVMLAAGGSFKWLKEMLGSGSYQLMTEQASKAPTGSEGLIFLPYLMGERTPHADPDAKAVFFGISPRHTRAHIIRSVMEGVSFALRDSLEIIKGLNIPVSEIRASGGGAKSKLWKQIQADVNKEPIYTINVDEGPAFGAALLAMVGAEIYSSVPEACRHTIKTIDKIEPVTKNAKIYDEYYKLYKRLYSSLKDNFKQCSELIRQGTKN
- a CDS encoding sulfatase-like hydrolase/transferase, yielding MNILLIMPEALRPMNLHCCGYAKQTSPFIDKLAREGVLFRNAIAQTAHTYPGVASIYTGLYPHTHELEAEESYNRIKEISWSYLKSRREFKNWETPLDILKRKDYRIIGKYGGSISQPLGCTTDIHDEGGILKAIEKYKDNEFLIMDMSYRTHIAYQAEPPYDTMFLPEGYKVTDNFKKYEQMVKETGHGYILNPKLVSKKYQKAKTATAWKVFTLSKEDRPSIIARYDGALRMLDMEIETYIKKLEELGILDDTLIIITSDHGEEILEHGSLGHASCSMAGTLYEENVRIPLIMRYPKALPQGKIIDTQIGQVDIMPTIFDMLGLSMPEGTEGHSLMPLIKGEKVDFNEETYLETLKCGWQTLPDDGRMLWAVRTPEWKLIFNYDYKNEEDKGSYELYNLKNDPGEKHNLIDKEPEIAKTFENKLNKKIKDRLASLNRR
- a CDS encoding DSD1 family PLP-dependent enzyme, with the translated sequence MKKKEIDTPALLLNLDLFEANIFQMARYFEGIRANLRPHVKTHKTPMIAKKQIEAGAKGITCAKLGEAEVMANHQIENILIANQIVGKQKIKRLIKLTKRADLIVAVTDHENVRNLSLAAEKEDIKLDVIIEVEVGMNRCGTAPGLETLELARGIVKIKNLNFRGIMGYEGHVMVPMDIEERRQKTLQADKLLVDTAKLIENTGIKVEIVSAGGTGTFDITGNYPGITEVQAGSYCLMDSSYREYKNLMSKFQCAVTVYASVIGRPTAERVVVDTGLKSISIDQGIPYPKEKNFFKVVELHEEHMCLELKRPDLKIDIGDKIEFIPSHICTTVNLHDKFYCIRGNELKEVWDIEARGKSQ
- a CDS encoding DegT/DnrJ/EryC1/StrS family aminotransferase; the encoded protein is MGNGKSGHEATGSKPTSSKPDDGVTLRVPYSYFGAMYDDDEEKAVLRAMKQDRQTKGPHLEQFQKEFAAMCGVKHALATSNCTTAMHAATQAFGIKEGDEVIITPNTFIATSLVLLKEGARPVYSDIDPKTYNIDPKQIEDKITPKTKAIYVVHYGGQMCDMDPIMEIAKKHNIYVLEDCAHTPGAEYKGRKAGSIGDIGCFSFHSLKNMTTLGEGGMVTTNNDEIAARVARLRAMNTATWDFPEGQSTFSFAGYTLTKTGISDYWIPSHHDVVDDDGKWGNNYRMNETQAAVGICQLKKLKKMNEKRREFGRYINESIKDIKGITPVYEDPNCYHVYHLYTVCVEEEMGIERDAFMRVLYREYGVQPILHYQPTYHYTGLKKLGYPDKLCPVAEKFFYKRELNLPIHPRLTKEDCNIMIEGIKKAAKKVRRCER